The DNA sequence tttttccgatttggCACCGTTGGGGATCAGAACGTCAGAATTCCCAAGCACTCCTCTGAAGACAACGCAATGTCCTTCAAAAATGTGAAACGGAATGTAAACAGAACAGTTCCGGTTTTTATAATTATCGATAAATAAAGCAGGATCAGAAACATGATTTGATGACATTAATTGAATGTtgatattaatttaaatttatttccgaaatcttctttttaattatttaatcgAATTAACCTAGTTTCTGTAGTCgaaaaaacggttatttaacaaCCATTTTCCAATCTAGgtaaacggttgaaaaataaccataatcctaGTTCTCcgtaaaatctcattttatgagttttcgcacaaaactcataaaatgacttaacccacaaaactgccattatggttatttttcaaacatttatggTTTAACTTGGCCCAGCGTGGATGACATTCTCGATTTTGGGGTGTAAGAATAGGGCTTCATTCTCAACTTTAAGAAAAGCACCCCGAACTtattttcgtcgggagccagtttcatccgattttgcggcatttcAACTTGGTTTTGGGTTGTAGCGGCTTAGAGTGTAGTCAATTAAAGATTGAAGTGCTAtacattcaaaacaatttgCGACCTTTTTCACATGGTGACAAATCTGTAAGCTAGAAACGGTAGAGAGTAAAAAAAAGAAGGCCAAATAGTGATCTTTGATTCGAAATTTGTCGATTTTCAatagatccagtcaacttatcgcTCTGTCGACGACATtgacatagtcggcagatcatctgcggcggtggaacgCAGAGCAGGAAGGATTaggttaatgattaatacgtccaagacgaagtataagcTGGCCTGCGTATCCGAGACCGACGGAGCTCGCTTGTcaagtaataacaaggtcacgatcgatggCGACGAGCTGAAGATAGTCGaaaactttgtctatctcggctcaatgttgaccgcagacaatgacaccagtcgtgagatccggcggcgaatgattagcggaagtcgtgcctactatggactccagaagcaactgcggtcgaaaagacttagccctcgcacaaagtgtaacctgtatatgacgctcattagactggTTATTCTCTACGGACACGAGACATGGATTCGAGGAGGACCTGCACACTAGGATTATTCGATCTTCAGGCAAAAATCGATTTCTAAGATCGATCCAGATGAACGACCGTAGGATCGATCCAattaaaaaatcggagcttgagAATCGATCTCTGATAGATCTCcttttttgccaggaatttaccacttcgtggcattcttccctacgAAAGCAGCCCTGATAGAACGATCTTTGCCATTATGAACGAGGGGGAGCTACTATttgtaaaagaaataaaaaagaacaggAAGGTTTTAAATGTGTACCTATAAGCATACATGGATACTGCTCGAGGAAGACATGCGCACATTCGAAGTATTGAACGACGAGTTTTCAAAGAATCATCTTTGGCGGGGTGTAGGGGGACGGAGTGTGTAGGCGAAGAATGAACCACGAACTCACGCGACTCTACGCTGAACCCAGTACCCAGAAAGTGGCGAAGGCTGGActgatacgctgggcaggacatgttgcgagaatgtcggacgactgtcctgcaaaataggtattcgctacgaatccggtaggaacgagatgGGCAGGGGTGCAACGaacaaggtggttagaccaagtggagcgtgatctacCGAATGTGGGATGTCTGAGAGATTGGAGAACGGATGCCATGGACCGAATGAATTTTAGGGATTATGTGCaacaagttatgtcgtgagacggaaaactatgaaaataaattatgcgaaataatgacaaaattgttacGAGTTGAAGGAAAAAAGAACTAAATAGAGATTTTGAAATGtcaattaaaaatctaaattcgaaACAAATTGAATTCTAGATTACCGTACTGAAAACTGTTTGCCAAATTGTTAGATTTTacttcaatcaatttaaaataattagtaTATCACTCAATAACTCCTTCAAAACATCGCTTTTAATGGGACAAAATGTATATTAATCAGACTCAGATTCTGAtgattcaaaaaaagtttttatttttatattgaatagaattttcaacatttattgaacataccttattttgtgtttttattaagAACGTATTAAAATTCTCTAGATTTTCATAAGTGTTTATCGTTAGTTTGACTTgttataaattgtaaaaaaaaaatagaaaaatctaTACTAAATTAGGTTTACACAAACTTTTAAGACATTCTTTCACTTTCTGTGGGCTTCGAAGTCCTTATGTTTTCGTCCATTTTTGTCATCGGTAAAGCGAGTGGGATTCGCCAAAGGGGAATTTTCGAACTGTTAATAAGGTAAAACACATATTTTCTCAAGAAGAAAATACTTTACTGTTTGTATTCCGTACCTGCTAGAATAGTAATGATTCACTGActatttttgcaattgtttcATTGCATAGCACAAttgtgtaacttttttcatgacgacattaaaaaattagcttttgttttgtgatcgACTGTCAGAGATAAGAGTTTGGATTATTTATTGTATCGTCCTAGTGCATAAAACTGTCAATGTGTAGTGCGATGTTGATTTTCTTAGTTGATTATACTATCATaggatacatttttttcaagttctcGTAATGCACATATAATCAAAGATTTGGACACGCTTCTGTTTGCTCAAATCTTCCTTTAAAGAGTGTATTCGAGCAAAACGAAAAACCATTGTTTAAAACACTCAGAGATGTTGCCACTTTTTCGGGCTAATGTATTATTTTTTGGTTAtgattttaggttttttttttcgaataataaGAGAATTGAATAGATGGTAATATACTTTTGAGTTTTTCTCAAGAGATTTGAGGAAACTGTTTTTTCATTTAGAAATAATAGGAATCTTCCAGAATACCTTCAATTGACATGCTATAACGGATTGCCTGCTAGTGTTTCACTCGACCTGAATAGTTTCCTAAAAGTTATAGATTTCTAAATAAAACACACAGATCTGAAAGGATAACTTTTCCGTTCAAGTTTATGTTTCGCGATTTTTTAAGGGAGCCAAAATAGCTCAGCAATTAAAATCTTGTTGTTTTTTCACATACTCAAGAAACATTAACTAAACTGTATCAGTATTTAATGGATGTTATACAAATAcattttaagaacttaaattggattaatgtttttcaaacaattcgATCGTTTATAGGCCCTATTAGCTTTCTTTTAGCTAATATGTGacagttttatttatttgcttTTCTTGTGAGTCACTTATTGAAAGGTATTTTGTCTGACAATGGTTGCGAAATACAAATGTTTCATTGATTATTGTAGGAGATAATTAATCATAGCAGCTTCATTCCATGAACTTTTGTAGTCTCGTACAAAAGTGCTTCAACTGGGTTTTAAAATTCTAGCAAAAGTCTTATCTACCTTATCTACTCAACAAATAAGAATTTTTAGGATCCATTCTTAGTTACCACCGTTGCCAGTTTCCATGTCGGCCGCGGCATTTTCAGCTTTGTTTTCCtcctttttaaccatttttccatcggctgaaaaaaaacaatcaattcaattatGATTgtgttatgattaaaaaaaaaagcttcaaaagcaTCAATACTAACCTTCATTGTCAGCACCCTCAGTGCCTGATCGCCTACGCTTGCGATTGAAGCGCCAGTTGCGGTTGCTGATGAACTTGGGCGGCGGCAGTGGCTCCATACCGAGCACCTTGTAGACCTGTCGGAAGGCGATGAAACGTAGGAACATCTGGGCGGACACGGTGATATCTTCCCGTTGCTGCTTGCTGAGATTTGCCAGCGCATCTTCGGATTCCTTCTCGCACGGATCGAGCAGTCCTGGTCCGTTGATCAGTATCGACGATGCAATCGCTTCCATTACGCGACGCATGCATTCCCCAGGAGTTAGTGGACAGTTGGCCGATGAAATTACCTTCTCGATCAGTAATTCCATAGCCTGAacaatggaaattaaaaaaaaaaaatgaaaaataaatctcaaaATATAACCGTCTGAGAGTTGCTCAAATATTTTACTCACCCATTGAGAGATGTGTCCCCAAATCGGAATTCTGTGACAGAGATCACGCATAATTCTCATTATCATAACGCATGATTGCAATCCAGTAGCTCTAgcctttatagaaaaaaaaaattaaaaaaatgttaattacaACTTATTCGTACTGAATCCTTAATACAAGCTTAAATTACACTTGAAAACTGCGCTAGCCTAAGCTCAACAGAATCACTATCGGTGGCGCGTAGAAAACCCTATTGTCTACTAAAGTTTGACGAAGTCGTTAACCGAAAattagatgattttttaaaaaacacagGATACATAGTGAACATGAGGGTTTGCTACCTGcaacggtgattttttttgccttattCGCATACACTCGAAAATTCAGGGGTTTTTTTTCACGCCTTTTCATTGTGACGGTGCTTTTGGTCTTAGCTAGGCTATAAATATTAAACCGCGCCCCGTGTATCAATACATAAATGAACTAAAACACGCGAAGTTGCATTCCCTAACAAAGATTACACATACTGGAATACTCAAACCTACTTGTTGgtgtcttaattttttttttttttcaattgaaacagCAAAACAAATGCCAACGAATAGCTTTAAATTTGAGATTCacctcagaaaaaataaaagtctcTCCTAACAAAATGtgcgtttaaagtttaaaaaaaaaatctttctacgGAGCATAGAATTATTGACTTTAATAACTACTCAACGAatggaattctttttttttagaacagAAAGAAACGTTATGTCCCTGAAATAAAGAATTACTAACATGgcaaatgatgaaaattgaaactaataaatttctgttttCGCCCAGAGTGATAACCAAAGTTCGTTGACTTGCTTCTAACAACCTTACAAAGAGTGACATCCTAGATTTTGAGagtgatttttggttttgtttttaacttgctcaacgaaattagaaaaaaaacattgcaccaCTCGAATAAAGGTAAAGAAATGATaaggaaaataatttcaacaCACAAACCTGGAACCATTTGGCGTGTCGCAGGGCGGCTAGGGCCTGGAGACAGGGCTCGCGTGGCAGTAAGTCTTCCGAGCTCGCACCGACCTGCTCGTTTGCAGCTTCTATTttatcgtttgattttttttttgtttgagttcGTCCGTGtttgatttgtatttttgaGTCCATAGTTTTTATTTCAGTATCATtgttatgtttcattttttttcgaatttaatcgAACCGTGAAATTATACAAGGAGAGAAAATAGAATCAGTTATGACAGGGTGTTTGACCATTTTATAGCTTCTTTTGCAGCTGAGGCTCAAAAGACAAATCACTTCATTTGGGTTACCTCGTTCCGGCTTGGTTCAATGATAGTCATCGGCTGGTTTGTAAAGTGTTTCCCGAGTCGGCATATTTTTGactaagttttaaaaataccaaaatgacaaCTAGCAGTTTAACCATGGAGGaggaaaaaattcataaattataaaacaaaatacaagTCTATCCAAAACTAAGATGGTCAAAAATCCTGTTTTTATTGGTCCTGGGTGGATTCGGAAAGTTGAATTCCTCACTAATGCCTTGTTTGGGCATATACGGGTGTATTTTGACGTGATTTATGTACACCTAGCTAATCCACTGAGCACTATGATTTACATACAGGCATACGCGTTTTGGGGACCGAAATGTGACACTCAAACGTCCCAATAAATTGATAATGATGcagaaagtgtgcaaaaaacATCCCCTTTGCTTTCGGTCGGTGTATGCTGGATGttcattgattgtttttttactCTTATCGgctatttgttatttattgtaGTAAGTGATACTGATTTAGAACGACGGAACAAAGTATCCTCCGCACGGTGGTAGTTgcttatttagttattttcttaagttttaaatgaacaatcatggtaaaaaaaattataatcttttCCAGAAACATAACAGACAGCTGTGTATTTGGAAAAGCGAAATGAAAGCATCTGGCTACACGATTTTGAGGAATTCCGTCAGATATTTTGCTCTCCATCGACATAACGATGTACGTCTCACGGTAAATAGCTTAATCAATGTCACTGCCCTGCACTATAAAGGTAAAGTTATTCCGCAGACCTCTCGTGTTTCGCTGCAGTTTCGAACCGACCATGCAAAGGGGAACggatattttcagttttatacTCCGTTCAATCACATCTGGTTGTCCATGGAGAtggaaatttagttttatttgttATAGATACTCAAAAACACGTGATGCTCGGATATAACGAAGTGGCAATAACTTCAACGCATAGCATGACAACATATTGATTAAACTATTTACGGTGGGTACAGATCCGTGTTGCATATTTTCGAACATGCATCAACCGGATGTTTCTATCATATAATATGGACAATCACATTGGTTGTATTATCATCGATACCACGCATGACAGTGCCTCATAGTTTTTGTTGCCTTTTGTTCTTACAGCATTCGAGTCTAGCCCATCCATATCACGAGAAAATCAACCATTCTataaatgttcgaaaaataggCTAGACTCGATACATACAAACCACCATAAGTGGCTACTACTGGAAAGCTCtgaaagaaatattgaaaaacgttCCGTTTCTCTATATTCCTTTCCACGCTgggtaaaatcaatttttcgattTCGAAACACCAATTTCGTGACTCGTAACTCATAATCTTCTTTGTTTGTGGATAAAATTGAACAACGGGTCCAGCGCAGTCGGTCATTATCATTGAACTGAAACTGGTAGCTCGAAATCGTGATTTGTCTTCTGGCCGATGATAATATTTGCAATACAAATATATTTATGGGGGATGGAATTAagatttcacgaaaaaagcgtAGCAAAGGATAGAACATCAGGACATTGGAAACTAATTACACTTACCTTCGCGAAGTAACGGACAAGTTAAAGAGATTTTAACGGTAACTGTTTCATCCGTAACCATTACAGCGCCCTCGACCGGAGCCATGGTGACGATATATTTTTGATCTTCGGCAACCTTCTTCAGCTGGATTGGTAACTCAAGGGTGACACGTTTCAGTAGTGATGTTGTCGGTTTTTCAGCACATAAAACTACCAGTTGCACAGTGTTGTCGCCATTCAGAAGAAGACCTTCAGGTACAAACGAAAACATAtcaaacaagtttaaaatttagaataaatgcttaaattgagctctttcaaaaatgtataatACTAACCCTTAGCCAACAATCCAACGCGCATAACTCCTTTTAGAAGCCGAACATTGCCACCCTCAGTTTCCTTGTGGAACGATATCATTTGACTGTCACCGGACTTGTTCGGATCATCACCTTTGCCATCCTTCTTGTCACCTTCACCATCCTTTTTATCATTGTTGCTCCCGATGGTCATGGCATCAGACACCATCTTTAGAGCTCTTTCAGTGTGGGAAACTATACGTTGAATCGTTTGCAACTCTTCTTCCTTGGGGTAAATTTCGGCATGTCTAGCTACCACGTGACGATCATCAGACGATTCCGGACGTCTTCCTGGTAGCATTCCGAAAAATGGATGACGACCAAACTGACGCATACCATGATCACCGTCATCCATATCAGCTTCAGCCATACGTCGTCTGTTCCAGTACTCTTCTTGCATTGCTTGACGGTGAGCACGAGCTTCAGCCAACTTCCGTTGTTTAACTGTTGGCTTGGCATCTACTATCAAATCCGGTTGAACTTTCTTTTTGTATTGCAAGCGATGACGACGTCCTTTCATGTGCATTTCTTTGGCGTTCGGATCGTTGAACTTGCATTCACAAAGCTTGCAATTAAAACTAACTAGCTTGCCTTCATCGTCCTGAATTTCTTCAATATATTCGCTTCCGACCGGTTTTACATTTTCGTCATGTTCATCACCATCTCCGTCTTTTTTCTCGTCGGAATTTGGAGCCGGATCACAAGCCGGAATCGGTTTTCCAAGTTTAGTGTGTAGTTTGACAACTTTCTGATGT is a window from the Uranotaenia lowii strain MFRU-FL unplaced genomic scaffold, ASM2978415v1 HiC_scaffold_78, whole genome shotgun sequence genome containing:
- the LOC129760821 gene encoding zinc finger RNA-binding protein isoform X1, with product MATNNYFGFTHGTTQYGTTATGTAYPTTQTGYAVATAAAPAAAATYGTAAAARPTGYDQAYQAAATPGTYATTATAATYDYGYGRSTQTYDTSKTYYQQAGAAATAYTAAPTAYDASGSGTKLINFQAATQATYAAQPTRTTIQTAKPAPQYTGQPQSYVSQPAGYSHAVNTVNSAPKPAATAQTIAQSANSYSGYESALYSAATMYVAQQQNNKAGAGIAGHQGSGGGNWHGSYRKSGQMGMFKQRPKPPAKPQPIHYCDVCKISCAGPQTYREHLEGQKHKKRELLLKQSTEPGTPAPARPPNSLHCDLCDVTCTGNDAYAAHVRGAKHQKVVKLHTKLGKPIPACDPAPNSDEKKDGDGDEHDENVKPVGSEYIEEIQDDEGKLVSFNCKLCECKFNDPNAKEMHMKGRRHRLQYKKKVQPDLIVDAKPTVKQRKLAEARAHRQAMQEEYWNRRRMAEADMDDGDHGMRQFGRHPFFGMLPGRRPESSDDRHVVARHAEIYPKEEELQTIQRIVSHTERALKMVSDAMTIGSNNDKKDGEGDKKDGKGDDPNKSGDSQMISFHKETEGGNVRLLKGVMRVGLLAKGLLLNGDNTVQLVVLCAEKPTTSLLKRVTLELPIQLKKVAEDQKYIVTMAPVEGAVMVTDETVTVKISLTCPLLREEAANEQVGASSEDLLPREPCLQALAALRHAKWFQARATGLQSCVMIMRIMRDLCHRIPIWGHISQWAMELLIEKVISSANCPLTPGECMRRVMEAIASSILINGPGLLDPCEKESEDALANLSKQQREDITVSAQMFLRFIAFRQVYKVLGMEPLPPPKFISNRNWRFNRKRRRSGTEGADNEADGKMVKKEENKAENAAADMETGNGGN
- the LOC129760821 gene encoding zinc finger RNA-binding protein isoform X2, yielding MATNNYFGFTHGTTQYGTTATGTAYPTTQTGYAVATAAAPAAAATYGTAAAARPTGYDQAYQAAATPGTYATTATAATYDYGYGRSTQTYDTSKTYYQQAGAAATAYTAAPTAYDASGSGTKLINFQAATQATYAAQPTRTTIQTAKPAPQYTGQPQSYVSQPAGYSHAVNTVNSAPKPAATAQTIAQSANSYSGYESALYSAATMYVAQQQNNKAGAGIAGHQGSGGGNWHGYRKSGQMGMFKQRPKPPAKPQPIHYCDVCKISCAGPQTYREHLEGQKHKKRELLLKQSTEPGTPAPARPPNSLHCDLCDVTCTGNDAYAAHVRGAKHQKVVKLHTKLGKPIPACDPAPNSDEKKDGDGDEHDENVKPVGSEYIEEIQDDEGKLVSFNCKLCECKFNDPNAKEMHMKGRRHRLQYKKKVQPDLIVDAKPTVKQRKLAEARAHRQAMQEEYWNRRRMAEADMDDGDHGMRQFGRHPFFGMLPGRRPESSDDRHVVARHAEIYPKEEELQTIQRIVSHTERALKMVSDAMTIGSNNDKKDGEGDKKDGKGDDPNKSGDSQMISFHKETEGGNVRLLKGVMRVGLLAKGLLLNGDNTVQLVVLCAEKPTTSLLKRVTLELPIQLKKVAEDQKYIVTMAPVEGAVMVTDETVTVKISLTCPLLREEAANEQVGASSEDLLPREPCLQALAALRHAKWFQARATGLQSCVMIMRIMRDLCHRIPIWGHISQWAMELLIEKVISSANCPLTPGECMRRVMEAIASSILINGPGLLDPCEKESEDALANLSKQQREDITVSAQMFLRFIAFRQVYKVLGMEPLPPPKFISNRNWRFNRKRRRSGTEGADNEADGKMVKKEENKAENAAADMETGNGGN
- the LOC129760821 gene encoding zinc finger RNA-binding protein isoform X3; translated protein: MFVVYCSSPATTTTIVTCSTTATGTAYPTTQTGYAVATAAAPAAAATYGTAAAARPTGYDQAYQAAATPGTYATTATAATYDYGYGRSTQTYDTSKTYYQQAGAAATAYTAAPTAYDASGSGTKLINFQAATQATYAAQPTRTTIQTAKPAPQYTGQPQSYVSQPAGYSHAVNTVNSAPKPAATAQTIAQSANSYSGYESALYSAATMYVAQQQNNKAGAGIAGHQGSGGGNWHGSYRKSGQMGMFKQRPKPPAKPQPIHYCDVCKISCAGPQTYREHLEGQKHKKRELLLKQSTEPGTPAPARPPNSLHCDLCDVTCTGNDAYAAHVRGAKHQKVVKLHTKLGKPIPACDPAPNSDEKKDGDGDEHDENVKPVGSEYIEEIQDDEGKLVSFNCKLCECKFNDPNAKEMHMKGRRHRLQYKKKVQPDLIVDAKPTVKQRKLAEARAHRQAMQEEYWNRRRMAEADMDDGDHGMRQFGRHPFFGMLPGRRPESSDDRHVVARHAEIYPKEEELQTIQRIVSHTERALKMVSDAMTIGSNNDKKDGEGDKKDGKGDDPNKSGDSQMISFHKETEGGNVRLLKGVMRVGLLAKGLLLNGDNTVQLVVLCAEKPTTSLLKRVTLELPIQLKKVAEDQKYIVTMAPVEGAVMVTDETVTVKISLTCPLLREEAANEQVGASSEDLLPREPCLQALAALRHAKWFQARATGLQSCVMIMRIMRDLCHRIPIWGHISQWAMELLIEKVISSANCPLTPGECMRRVMEAIASSILINGPGLLDPCEKESEDALANLSKQQREDITVSAQMFLRFIAFRQVYKVLGMEPLPPPKFISNRNWRFNRKRRRSGTEGADNEADGKMVKKEENKAENAAADMETGNGGN
- the LOC129760821 gene encoding zinc finger RNA-binding protein isoform X4, which gives rise to MFVVYCSSPATTTTIVTCSTTATGTAYPTTQTGYAVATAAAPAAAATYGTAAAARPTGYDQAYQAAATPGTYATTATAATYDYGYGRSTQTYDTSKTYYQQAGAAATAYTAAPTAYDASGSGTKLINFQAATQATYAAQPTRTTIQTAKPAPQYTGQPQSYVSQPAGYSHAVNTVNSAPKPAATAQTIAQSANSYSGYESALYSAATMYVAQQQNNKAGAGIAGHQGSGGGNWHGYRKSGQMGMFKQRPKPPAKPQPIHYCDVCKISCAGPQTYREHLEGQKHKKRELLLKQSTEPGTPAPARPPNSLHCDLCDVTCTGNDAYAAHVRGAKHQKVVKLHTKLGKPIPACDPAPNSDEKKDGDGDEHDENVKPVGSEYIEEIQDDEGKLVSFNCKLCECKFNDPNAKEMHMKGRRHRLQYKKKVQPDLIVDAKPTVKQRKLAEARAHRQAMQEEYWNRRRMAEADMDDGDHGMRQFGRHPFFGMLPGRRPESSDDRHVVARHAEIYPKEEELQTIQRIVSHTERALKMVSDAMTIGSNNDKKDGEGDKKDGKGDDPNKSGDSQMISFHKETEGGNVRLLKGVMRVGLLAKGLLLNGDNTVQLVVLCAEKPTTSLLKRVTLELPIQLKKVAEDQKYIVTMAPVEGAVMVTDETVTVKISLTCPLLREEAANEQVGASSEDLLPREPCLQALAALRHAKWFQARATGLQSCVMIMRIMRDLCHRIPIWGHISQWAMELLIEKVISSANCPLTPGECMRRVMEAIASSILINGPGLLDPCEKESEDALANLSKQQREDITVSAQMFLRFIAFRQVYKVLGMEPLPPPKFISNRNWRFNRKRRRSGTEGADNEADGKMVKKEENKAENAAADMETGNGGN